In a genomic window of Vicinamibacterales bacterium:
- a CDS encoding class III extradiol ring-cleavage dioxygenase, which translates to MDRMPTIFLAHGSPLLLDDGQWVDELHAWARALPRPTAVLMLSAHWEDRPVTLGATSTVPLVYDFYGFPPEYYALRYPAPGAPGLAASVRRVLGEHGPVADAPERGLDHGAYVPLKAMYPDADVPVLQVSLPTLEPAPLFELGRRLAPLRDEGVLIVGSGFITHNLRILDWSGAAPTPAWASEFDAWTADVVVRRDIDALLDYRAKAPGVRLALPTHEHFAPLVVTMGTGDAGRDRVSFPITGFAMSTMTKRSVQLG; encoded by the coding sequence ATGGACAGGATGCCGACCATCTTCCTCGCGCACGGGTCGCCGCTGCTGCTCGACGACGGGCAGTGGGTCGACGAACTTCACGCCTGGGCGCGGGCGCTGCCCCGGCCGACGGCGGTGCTGATGCTGTCGGCCCATTGGGAGGACCGGCCGGTCACCCTGGGGGCCACCAGCACGGTCCCCCTGGTGTACGACTTCTACGGGTTTCCCCCCGAGTACTACGCCCTGCGCTACCCGGCCCCCGGGGCGCCGGGCCTGGCCGCGAGCGTCCGCCGGGTGCTCGGCGAGCACGGCCCGGTGGCCGACGCGCCGGAGCGCGGCCTGGACCACGGCGCCTACGTGCCCTTGAAGGCGATGTACCCGGACGCCGACGTCCCGGTGCTGCAGGTCTCCCTTCCCACGCTGGAGCCCGCACCGCTCTTCGAACTCGGGCGGCGGCTGGCGCCGCTGCGCGACGAGGGCGTGCTCATCGTCGGCAGCGGCTTCATCACGCACAACCTGCGCATCCTGGACTGGAGCGGCGCGGCGCCGACGCCGGCCTGGGCGAGCGAGTTCGATGCCTGGACCGCCGACGTCGTGGTCCGGCGCGACATCGACGCCCTGCTCGACTACCGCGCGAAGGCGCCCGGAGTGCGCCTGGCGTTGCCCACGCACGAGCACTTCGCCCCCCTCGTGGTCACGATGGGAACGGGCGACGCGGGTCGCGACCGGGTGAGCTTCCCCATCACGGGCTTCGCCATGTCCACGATGACCAAGCGGTCGGTGCAGCTGGGATGA